Proteins from a single region of Streptomyces spinoverrucosus:
- a CDS encoding glycosyltransferase family 2 protein, whose protein sequence is MNAKPDVQLPAVSVIMPVLNEERHLRGAVHAILAQEYAGEMEVVIALGPSTDRTDEIAAELVAEDPRVHTVPNPTGRTPAALNAAIKASRHPIVVRVDGHGMLSPNYIATAVRLLEETGAQNVGGIMHAEGENDWEHAVAAAMTSKIGVGNAAFHTGGQAAPAETVYLGVFRRAALEQQGGYNEEFIRAQDWELNFRIREAGGLIWFSPELKVSYRPRPSVRALAKQYKDYGRWRHVVARYHAGSINLRYLAPPTAVCAIAAGLVVGAALTPWGFVIPGGYLAAIALGSVPAGKGLPLKARLQIPLALATMHMSWGYGFLTSPRSLARRVIASRRPAVRDSATA, encoded by the coding sequence ATGAACGCGAAGCCCGACGTGCAGCTCCCCGCCGTGTCCGTGATCATGCCCGTCCTCAATGAGGAGCGGCATCTGCGCGGCGCCGTCCACGCGATCCTCGCCCAGGAGTACGCCGGCGAGATGGAGGTCGTGATCGCCCTCGGCCCGTCCACGGACCGCACGGACGAGATCGCCGCCGAGCTGGTCGCCGAGGACCCCCGCGTGCACACGGTCCCGAACCCCACCGGCCGGACCCCCGCCGCGCTGAACGCAGCGATCAAGGCCTCCCGGCACCCGATCGTGGTCCGCGTCGACGGCCACGGCATGCTCTCCCCGAACTACATCGCGACCGCCGTACGGCTGCTGGAGGAGACCGGCGCGCAGAACGTCGGCGGCATCATGCACGCCGAGGGCGAGAACGACTGGGAGCACGCCGTCGCCGCGGCGATGACCTCGAAGATCGGCGTCGGCAACGCCGCGTTCCACACCGGCGGACAGGCGGCGCCCGCCGAGACCGTGTACCTCGGCGTCTTCCGCCGCGCGGCCCTCGAACAGCAGGGCGGGTACAACGAGGAGTTCATCCGCGCCCAGGACTGGGAGCTGAACTTCCGGATCCGCGAGGCGGGCGGGCTGATCTGGTTCTCGCCCGAGCTGAAGGTGTCGTACCGGCCCCGGCCTTCGGTGCGGGCGCTGGCCAAGCAGTACAAGGACTACGGCCGCTGGCGGCACGTCGTCGCCCGCTACCACGCCGGGTCCATCAACCTGCGCTACCTCGCCCCGCCGACCGCCGTGTGCGCGATCGCGGCCGGGCTGGTCGTGGGCGCCGCGCTCACGCCGTGGGGGTTCGTGATCCCCGGCGGCTATCTGGCGGCGATCGCCCTCGGCTCCGTACCGGCGGGCAAGGGCCTGCCCCTGAAGGCCCGGCTCCAGATCCCCCTCGCCCTCGCCACGATGCACATGTCGTGGGGGTACGGCTTCCTGACCAGCCCCAGGTCCCTGGCGAGGCGGGTCATCGCGTCGCGGCGGCCGGCCGTGCGGGACTCGGCCACCGCGTAA
- a CDS encoding LCP family protein: MAQSSVRGDVPAVEDTTSPATRTEEATDRTEARGRHGGGGRRGGRRGTARRPRRRRALRWSATVLSVVILGTAGAGYLYYQHLNGNLETGRRSGGDSKAEKPQPNAAGQTPLNILLIGSDSRNTAENVKLGGSRSSVGNKPLADVQMLVHLSADRKNASVVSIPRDTRVDIPACTDLETGDTYPATNRIINESLARGGAGCTLTTWENLTGVYIDHWMMIDFAGVVSMADAVGGVEVCVEQNVWDRPLPGVPGGSGLKLKEGRQKVQGKEALQWLRTRHAFYSDVGRAKAQHMYMNSMIRTLKQQNAFTDTGRLTALAEAATKALKVSEEIGTVKQLYDLAMQLKTVPTNRITMTTMPTDTDPQNANHLVPAGADAEKIWSMVRDDVAFDKNGKPSSKKPGSTDESKEKSSGDPAAADSEIGVLVQNGTRSDAEGAVDGRASALAGALVEKGFARAAADTTTAPSVEKTVVRYPSAELEGDAQRVAKSLGIPTSSVQKSTDVTGVTLVVGADWRTGTTYPKQQAPQAGDVPESAGAINGSDRSQCMDVYEPYRW; the protein is encoded by the coding sequence GTGGCGCAGAGCAGTGTGCGCGGGGACGTGCCGGCGGTGGAGGACACGACGTCCCCCGCCACGCGGACCGAGGAGGCCACGGACAGGACGGAGGCCCGCGGGCGGCACGGCGGCGGTGGGCGGCGCGGGGGGCGCCGCGGCACCGCACGGCGGCCGCGCAGGCGGCGGGCGCTGCGCTGGTCGGCGACGGTGCTGTCGGTGGTGATACTCGGCACCGCGGGCGCGGGCTACCTCTACTACCAGCACCTCAACGGCAACCTGGAGACCGGTCGGCGCAGCGGCGGTGACTCCAAGGCCGAGAAGCCCCAGCCGAACGCGGCCGGGCAGACGCCGCTGAACATCCTGCTGATCGGCTCCGACAGCCGGAACACGGCGGAGAACGTGAAGCTCGGCGGTTCCAGGAGCAGCGTCGGCAACAAGCCGCTCGCGGACGTGCAGATGCTGGTCCACCTCTCGGCGGACCGCAAGAACGCGTCGGTGGTGAGCATTCCGCGCGACACCCGCGTCGACATACCCGCGTGCACGGACCTGGAGACCGGCGACACCTACCCGGCGACCAACCGCATCATCAACGAGTCCCTCGCCCGTGGCGGCGCCGGCTGCACGCTGACCACCTGGGAGAACCTCACCGGGGTCTACATCGACCACTGGATGATGATCGACTTCGCGGGTGTGGTGAGCATGGCCGACGCGGTCGGCGGCGTCGAGGTCTGTGTGGAGCAGAACGTGTGGGACCGCCCCCTGCCCGGCGTGCCCGGCGGCTCCGGGCTGAAGCTGAAGGAGGGCAGGCAGAAGGTGCAGGGCAAGGAGGCGCTGCAGTGGCTGCGCACCCGGCACGCCTTCTACAGCGACGTGGGCCGGGCCAAGGCCCAGCACATGTACATGAACTCGATGATCCGCACTCTGAAGCAGCAGAACGCCTTCACGGACACCGGTCGGCTGACGGCCCTCGCCGAGGCGGCCACGAAGGCGCTGAAGGTCTCGGAGGAGATCGGTACGGTCAAGCAGCTGTACGACCTCGCCATGCAGCTGAAGACGGTGCCGACGAACCGCATCACCATGACGACCATGCCGACGGACACCGACCCGCAGAACGCCAACCATCTGGTGCCGGCCGGGGCGGACGCCGAGAAGATCTGGTCGATGGTCCGGGACGACGTGGCCTTCGACAAGAACGGCAAGCCGTCCTCGAAGAAGCCCGGAAGCACGGACGAGAGCAAGGAGAAGTCGTCCGGCGATCCCGCCGCCGCCGACTCCGAGATCGGGGTGCTGGTGCAGAACGGCACCCGGTCCGACGCCGAGGGCGCGGTCGACGGGCGGGCGAGCGCTCTCGCCGGCGCGCTGGTGGAGAAGGGCTTCGCGCGGGCGGCGGCGGACACGACGACCGCGCCGTCCGTGGAGAAGACCGTCGTCCGCTACCCGAGCGCCGAGCTGGAGGGTGACGCCCAGCGGGTCGCCAAGTCCCTTGGGATACCGACGAGTTCGGTGCAGAAGTCGACCGATGTCACGGGGGTCACGCTGGTCGTGGGCGCCGACTGGCGCACCGGTACGACGTACCCGAAGCAGCAGGCGCCACAGGCCGGGGACGTGCCGGAGTCGGCGGGCGCGATCAACGGGTCGGACCGCAGCCAGTGCATGGACGTGTACGAGCCCTACCGCTGGTAG
- a CDS encoding LCP family protein encodes MDAQGRGRAENIDPADQWVLNPNTGEYELRLSPSAPQSTVPGPRRAGSRGSGGAPRARTSAPGRAKQDAPGPEVPAQRRRRGAPAEPPPGRRGRRPAKKAKAKKAVLWTGGTMAFVVLAAAGAGYLYIEHLNDNITSVADDGASTGGFQKDKAINILLIGTDKRTGAGNESYGDAGSPGHADTTILLHVSKDRSNATALSIPRDLIVDIPDCPTTQEDGSTEVIPGSTGVRFNTSLGQDGRTPSCTMRTVTELTGIQPDNFMVADFNAVKTLTTAVEGVEVCLAKDINDPDSKLNLPAGTHTIEGEQALAYVRTRHSVGTGGDLSRINLQQQFLSALMRKLKSNETLTNPSKMLKLAEAGTKALTVDSQLDSIGKLKDLGLELGKLDTKNLTFTTVPVIDNPAETVKATVVPNPTTAPQVFQMIKEDISFTEVKEQKAKEAAAVAARLKGSKADPSEVRVQILNGGAPAGSAQETLSWLQNDEGVTKSENAGNADEELSKTTLEYAPEQADQARRLADIMGLSGSAMKPGESVENSQGLPTMTLTLGKDFKGAGVSLTAPTKAPEGVEKSTADKVECAK; translated from the coding sequence GTGGACGCGCAAGGCCGTGGGCGGGCGGAGAACATCGATCCCGCAGACCAGTGGGTACTCAATCCGAACACCGGCGAATACGAACTGCGACTGAGCCCTTCCGCACCGCAGTCGACCGTTCCCGGCCCGCGCAGAGCGGGATCCCGTGGCTCCGGTGGAGCACCCCGCGCCCGTACGTCGGCCCCCGGCCGCGCGAAGCAGGACGCCCCGGGCCCTGAGGTCCCGGCCCAGCGCAGGCGGCGCGGCGCGCCCGCCGAACCCCCGCCCGGACGACGCGGCCGTCGGCCCGCGAAGAAGGCGAAGGCGAAGAAGGCCGTGCTGTGGACCGGCGGCACCATGGCCTTCGTCGTCCTCGCGGCCGCGGGTGCCGGATACCTCTATATCGAGCACCTCAACGACAACATCACCTCCGTCGCCGACGACGGTGCCAGCACCGGTGGCTTCCAGAAGGACAAGGCCATCAACATCCTGCTGATCGGCACCGACAAGCGCACCGGCGCGGGCAACGAGTCCTACGGCGACGCGGGCAGCCCCGGCCACGCGGACACCACGATCCTGCTGCACGTCTCCAAGGACCGCTCCAACGCCACCGCGCTCAGCATCCCCCGCGACCTCATCGTGGACATCCCGGACTGCCCGACCACGCAGGAGGACGGCAGCACCGAGGTGATCCCGGGCTCGACGGGCGTCCGTTTCAACACCAGCCTCGGCCAGGACGGACGTACGCCGTCCTGCACCATGCGCACGGTGACCGAGCTGACCGGGATTCAGCCGGACAACTTCATGGTCGCCGACTTCAACGCGGTCAAGACGCTGACCACGGCGGTCGAAGGAGTCGAGGTGTGCCTGGCCAAGGACATCAACGACCCCGACTCCAAGCTCAACCTGCCGGCCGGCACGCACACCATCGAGGGCGAGCAGGCGCTCGCGTACGTCCGTACCCGGCACTCGGTGGGCACCGGCGGCGACCTGAGCCGGATCAACCTCCAGCAGCAGTTCCTCAGCGCGCTGATGCGCAAGCTGAAGTCCAACGAAACGCTCACCAACCCGTCGAAGATGCTGAAGCTGGCCGAGGCGGGCACCAAGGCGCTGACCGTCGACTCGCAGCTGGACAGCATCGGCAAGCTCAAGGACCTCGGTCTGGAGCTGGGCAAGCTCGACACCAAGAACCTGACGTTCACCACCGTGCCGGTCATCGACAACCCGGCGGAGACGGTGAAGGCCACGGTCGTGCCCAACCCGACGACGGCACCGCAGGTCTTCCAGATGATCAAGGAGGACATCTCCTTCACCGAGGTCAAGGAGCAGAAGGCGAAGGAGGCGGCCGCGGTGGCCGCCCGGCTCAAGGGCAGCAAGGCCGACCCGTCCGAGGTGCGGGTGCAGATCCTCAACGGGGGCGCCCCGGCGGGCAGCGCGCAGGAGACCCTCAGCTGGCTGCAGAACGACGAGGGTGTCACCAAGTCCGAAAACGCGGGCAACGCCGACGAGGAACTGAGCAAGACCACCCTGGAGTACGCGCCCGAGCAGGCGGACCAGGCCCGCAGGCTGGCCGACATCATGGGCCTGTCCGGGTCCGCGATGAAGCCCGGCGAGAGCGTCGAGAACTCGCAGGGCCTGCCCACGATGACGCTGACGCTGGGCAAGGACTTCAAGGGCGCCGGTGTGTCGCTCACCGCTCCCACGAAGGCGCCGGAGGGCGTCGAGAAGTCCACGGCCGACAAGGTCGAGTGCGCCAAGTAG
- a CDS encoding LCP family protein — MPSGGPDDNTPAGVSGSGAGASATGDGLIRRRRRRLMRCGTAGVAGIVAAALAAGWIVYTELDGNITPDEAAAAELARYERERPTALVRGAQNILLIGSDTRAGKANRKYGRDTGTERSDTTILLHLSAGRGSATAVSIPRDLMVDVPSCRRPDGSRTDPVFAMFNYAYETGGSACTIRTVERMTDIRIDHHVVVDFSGFKKLVDAVDGVRICLAEPIVDKEAKLRLPAGEVTLDGEQALGYVRARKSLGNGSDTDRMERQQRFLAALVQKLRSNDVLLNPVKLYPVLDAATSSLTTDPGLASLRGLYDLVRGLRAIPTERVQFLTVPRESYARNANRDQLMEPEAERLFERLRADAPVEVSGKTVLDFSESAYDGSGGADSQSNGYGEYAHSILSPVSPAPTFSGKTAADNGCR; from the coding sequence ATGCCATCCGGGGGTCCGGACGACAACACGCCGGCGGGGGTTTCCGGGTCGGGCGCCGGGGCGTCGGCGACCGGCGACGGGCTCATACGCCGGCGCCGGCGGCGCCTCATGCGGTGCGGCACGGCGGGGGTCGCGGGGATCGTCGCGGCCGCGCTGGCCGCCGGGTGGATCGTGTACACCGAGCTCGACGGGAACATCACGCCCGACGAGGCCGCGGCAGCCGAACTCGCGCGCTACGAACGGGAGCGGCCCACCGCGCTGGTGCGGGGCGCGCAGAACATCCTGCTCATCGGGTCGGACACACGGGCGGGGAAGGCGAACCGCAAGTACGGGCGGGACACCGGGACCGAGCGGTCCGACACCACCATCCTGCTGCACCTGTCGGCCGGGCGCGGCAGCGCCACCGCCGTCTCGATCCCCCGCGACCTGATGGTGGACGTCCCGAGCTGCCGCCGCCCGGACGGCAGCCGCACCGACCCGGTGTTCGCGATGTTCAACTACGCCTACGAGACGGGCGGTTCGGCCTGCACGATCCGCACCGTCGAGCGGATGACGGACATCCGGATCGACCATCACGTGGTCGTCGACTTCAGCGGATTCAAGAAGCTGGTCGACGCCGTCGACGGCGTACGGATCTGCCTGGCCGAGCCGATCGTCGACAAGGAGGCCAAGCTGCGGCTGCCCGCGGGCGAGGTGACGCTCGACGGCGAGCAGGCCCTCGGCTACGTCCGCGCCCGCAAGTCCCTCGGCAACGGCAGCGACACCGACCGGATGGAGCGCCAGCAGCGATTCCTCGCGGCCCTGGTGCAGAAGCTGCGCAGCAACGACGTACTGCTGAACCCCGTGAAGCTGTATCCCGTCCTGGACGCGGCCACGTCGTCGCTCACCACGGACCCGGGACTGGCAAGTCTGCGTGGTTTGTACGACCTTGTCCGCGGCCTGCGTGCCATTCCCACGGAACGTGTGCAGTTCCTGACGGTGCCGCGGGAGTCGTACGCACGCAATGCCAATCGCGACCAGCTGATGGAGCCCGAAGCCGAGCGGCTCTTCGAGCGGTTGCGCGCCGACGCCCCGGTGGAGGTCTCCGGGAAGACCGTGCTGGATTTCAGCGAAAGCGCGTACGACGGGAGCGGGGGTGCGGATTCGCAGTCGAACGGTTACGGGGAGTACGCCCATTCCATCCTGTCCCCGGTTTCCCCGGCACCCACGTTCAGCGGGAAGACCGCCGCCGACAACGGCTGCCGGTAA